CTATAAGAATAACGAATAGGATAAAATTATCCATAAGAAGCTATCCTAAAAAAGGCACAAACTATAACTTAAAGAAAGGCCTTCATATAAATAAAAAGTCAAAATAGAACTTGAGCATTTCAAGAACTAACATGGATAATATCTATAGGACAGAAAATGTTTTATACAAATCACAAGACAATACCATATGGATTTCAACCTTGTATAATCTACCCACTAACCAGAGAGAAGTAAAAATACAATAGAATCCCACTGTTCTAAAGTCAGAGACTCAAATTTCATAACTAACATTTGAACACACAGTACATATCAAACATATTAGCCACAAATTCCTTCCAATCTTTAACATGCAGTGAAGGTCCGAATCTTTACCATAAAGTAAGACGTCATGAGCATAGCAGAAGAGAAATGCTAGCAACATACTCTTTTAAACACACATCATGTGATCGGGTTAATTTTAAAAAAGCCAACACTTTGTTTAAAACGTTGTCGATTAATGAGGCAAATGTGTtgagtttttttaaaatagatCAGTCATACGGAGTGTGGAAGAGTGTGTCGCTAGCCGTTTTCATAGCACGATTGAGTTTATATAGTAGTAAGTCACAGTCATACCCATATCCAGGCAAATCAACCAGGTACCAGCTATTATTAATCCGAAAATGGTTAATGCATTGAGTCTTCCCTGCAACAGAAAAAGTTCAATACTGTCAATGAATGAATGCATAgagcaaaaaataataattcaaacAACCTACAAATAAAAAATCCATCAAATTTCTTCACTAAACCTAATTATCATGTGATAACTGACACGAAATGGCACACATGGAAGTAGTAGTTTAGAGCATAAGCACAAGATCAAAGGGAAGCAAGGGTTTAATGGCGGACCAGGTTTCTTCGAAGTCAAGGCGAGTTTCTTGCGGCGAACAAGAGAGTTGAGGAGCGAGGATTTGCCGACATTGGAGCGACCAACGAGGGCGAACTCAGGGAGGCCATCGGAGGGGCAAGCGTCGGTTTCGACGCTGCTTTTGACGAAGTCGGCTTGCAGGACCTGAGCGTCGGAGGCGTAGTCGCTGAGGAGGATGTTGGAGCCGTTGAGAATTCTGGCGGCGGCGGCGTCGAGAGGGAGTTTTGTCTCCGGCGGGATGAAGAGTTTGTCGAGGGGGAAGGGTGGTGGGGAAGAAGGGGTTAGGGTGGTGGTGAGGGTGGATTTGGGTTGGAATAAGAGGGTGGTTTTGGAATAGTGTCGGAGTGAGAGTGATGGGGATAAGGTTAATAAGGAGAAGGGGAATCTGGAGGGGTGAAGAAGAACCATTTCCCTGTAAGGTTGAACAGTGCCACTGTAGGAGAATACACACACCTCTCTTCTCTGCTGAGTGCTGACTGAACTGTGTACTGTGTAGTATACAAGGCAGGAATTGCTCTCTCTGTAATTGAGTCGGAGTGTGGCGGGGGAAGAGAAGGGGAAATATCTCAAGAGGAAGTAATCCTATTTGGATTTGGatgaagaagtgaaaatgtaatGAAGGAATATAAGAAGAAATAATATAAAGAGATagacaaaagaaaatgaagtgATTTTAAGTTGTTTGAATTGaggaggaaaaaaagaaaaatgagtgtAATGAAAATGATACATGATTGTTATTTTATCCATACCACATACCATGAATGAGGAAGTACATCACGAAGTTCGGATATGTAGTTGTTAGGAGCAAGAAGGTCATGGTGTCGTCGTCATTCTCCTCATCTCATCAGCTTCCTCCATTGTTTTGGAAGGGGTTGTGGAAGGTACTAGCACTTTCTCGTTGTAAAGATTTGATCTGGCGTGGGTGCTTGAAGATCCTCCTAGTTCGGGAAGCGCTACGTGCTCGCGGTGTGGAGGTGGATGAGTTGTGTCCTTTTTTGTGGTGGTGGTTTGGAAACTATGGACAtgtgttgttgttttgtctAATGACTCGAAGTTGGTGGTTTGCAACTCCACTTAGTTTGCGGCTTTGAGGATGAGTTGGAGTTCCATGTGTTCGTTCGGAAGCTGATTCAGAGGCTTGATGTTTGGAGTGTGGTGAAGCTCTGGGTTCTGCTATGTGATTTGGGAAGCGAAGAACAACTTGGTGTTTCTTTGTGGGTTCTGTTATGTTATTTGAAGATCTTGCGCCTGATGTGGCTCATTTGTCATGATTTTGTGCCTTATATCTTGCTGTGTCACTAAAGAGAAATGGTTTCGTCTACGACCTGTAGCAGGTGCATCCTGCATCCAAAGACTACCCTTCATTGTACGAGAGACTTTGGTTGAAGATGTAGATTGGGGTCAACCATCAATCTTCTCGTTATCTAATCCTTTTGATTGGGCGAAAGCCTTGTTAGGAGCGACTTAGTTCACAACATGGATGTGATTCAGGTCGTTTGGTGCAAGCACTGATATATGGCGGAAGAATACCCGTGATGGCTTGCTTATGGCGTCCATCTTAGTGCATAAGACTTGCATTCAGGATGTAGGAGTTCGGGAGCAAGTGTTTGTGCAGCCCAAATGAGTTGCACAGATCCCTCTTGAGGCCTCTAGTATTGCCATCAATGTTGATGGTAGTTGTTGTGGTAGCCTAGTGAGATGAGTTTGGAGGTTACCTTTAAGATGGTGTGAGGGAGTGAGTTTCCTTTCATTCGGAGGTGCGTCAAACATGATTCATATAGAGCTTGCCACCATGCATGGGTTAAAGTTGGCCTAGGACTAAAGTTTAGAAAGGTGGTGCCCTACTATGATTCATTGCAATAAGTCTCTACTCTCAGTGGCGGAACCATGAATTTTGTGAAGCATGGACAAATTTAAGAACCGCAAATCCACGCATGACACAATATATAAATAGttataaattgaaataaaaaagacTGGCAATTTTGCTAACAAAAGTGTAACTAACCCGAGTTTCAATCCATTTACACGTGACACGTCTAAGAAGACAATACAAGATAAGAAAAAATGGAAGATACCAATAGTATGCCCTTTTCACTTCGTCTTGAATATTCGGAGCATGCTCATTAATTTGTTTCCTACGACCTAGATCACGCACAATCTTATTTGGATTAAACTCATTGACAACATTAGGCGGAGACTCTACTTTGGGTTTCGGTTGCACAACATTCACATTCTCTATACTTACTCTATCAACCAAAAACATTCTCATCTCTAAAATTTAATAGTCTAAAGTTAATATTCAAcgatatagaaaaaaaaataactaataaATCAAAACCAATTTTTTGTGCTGCTTTTCAAGATCTCCGATTCTCTTGTCTTGAAAAGGGATAATTCTAAAAACAAAACTCTAGAAAGATAACATCACTTCATTTACACTAGCATAAGTTATTTCACAAAAACTTCTTATTTGTCTTTCCCTTCATAAGTGGAAATTCCATAATCCAACAAAATACTTTCACTAAAAATATGAAAGCTAATTTGATGTTCACCtcaatctatctataatctataatatatataaaagcaaagtttctGCAGCCTTGAGGGCAAAAAAGTCCTTCAATAATTTATTCCAAAAACTATGAAAGCTGGGCATGGATATATttgtaaaaaaacattttatttcaCTCAGATTTGATCTCAGCCGTTGATTCACAATTGTATCAGTTTCACTCCTTCTTTCATTCAATCTGAAACGATTTtcagtttaaaaaaatagaaacgcTTCCCCTTTCACCTTACCTTCGT
This is a stretch of genomic DNA from Lotus japonicus ecotype B-129 chromosome 1, LjGifu_v1.2. It encodes these proteins:
- the LOC130727529 gene encoding GTP-binding protein At2g22870; protein product: MVLLHPSRFPFSLLTLSPSLSLRHYSKTTLLFQPKSTLTTTLTPSSPPPFPLDKLFIPPETKLPLDAAAARILNGSNILLSDYASDAQVLQADFVKSSVETDACPSDGLPEFALVGRSNVGKSSLLNSLVRRKKLALTSKKPGKTQCINHFRINNSWYLVDLPGYGYASAPKELRMDWEKFSKDYFLNRSTLVSVFLLIDASIPAKKIDLDYASWLGQNQIPMTLIFTKCDKRKKVKNGGKRPEENVNDFQDLIRGFFQTVPPWIMTSSVTHQGRDEILLHMAQLRNYWLKH